A single window of Pseudarthrobacter psychrotolerans DNA harbors:
- a CDS encoding carbohydrate ABC transporter permease — MTAIDVSPRNNRPSAADAPQKFRKNGRRRFGADAVALAIALCVAFPLFWMVLSALKPKTALDAGDAAPFTLEPSLDSFGRVLAVNNFGQYFLNSVIVALAVVVISTVLAFLAAVALTRYNFRMRTKLLIIILVAQMVPVEALTIPLFFLLRNAGEAIPLVGLNQLGSLVLVHVGFSVPFAIWMLRGFVAAVPVEIEEAARLDGASSFRFVRSILFPLVAPGVVACSVFSFISTWNDFLFAKTFIISAQENQTLPMALLTFFKPDQNDWGAIMAGSVIMTIPVLIFFIAVQRKLVSGLAGAVKG; from the coding sequence CGCTCCGCAGAAGTTCCGGAAGAACGGACGACGGCGGTTCGGCGCCGACGCCGTGGCCCTCGCCATCGCGCTCTGCGTCGCCTTCCCGCTGTTCTGGATGGTGCTTTCGGCGCTGAAACCAAAAACGGCGCTCGACGCCGGCGACGCGGCGCCGTTCACCCTGGAACCGTCGCTGGACTCGTTCGGCCGGGTCCTGGCAGTCAACAACTTTGGCCAGTACTTCCTGAACAGCGTGATCGTGGCCCTGGCCGTCGTCGTCATTTCCACCGTCCTGGCGTTCCTGGCCGCCGTGGCGCTGACCCGCTACAACTTCAGGATGCGAACCAAGCTGCTCATCATCATCCTCGTGGCCCAGATGGTGCCCGTGGAAGCCCTCACCATCCCGCTGTTCTTCCTGCTCCGCAACGCCGGCGAGGCCATTCCGCTGGTGGGGCTGAACCAGCTGGGTTCCCTGGTGCTGGTCCACGTGGGCTTCAGCGTCCCGTTCGCCATCTGGATGCTCCGCGGCTTCGTGGCCGCCGTGCCGGTCGAGATCGAGGAGGCGGCCCGGCTGGACGGTGCCAGCAGCTTCCGTTTCGTCCGGTCCATCCTGTTCCCGCTGGTGGCGCCGGGAGTGGTGGCCTGCTCGGTGTTCTCCTTCATCTCCACCTGGAACGACTTCCTCTTCGCCAAAACGTTCATCATCTCGGCCCAGGAGAACCAGACACTGCCCATGGCGCTGCTGACCTTCTTCAAGCCGGACCAGAACGACTGGGGCGCCATCATGGCCGGTTCCGTGATCATGACCATTCCGGTGCTGATCTTCTTCATCGCCGTGCAGCGCAAGCTGGTGTCCGGACTGGCCGGGGCGGTGAAGGGATGA
- a CDS encoding rhodanese-like domain-containing protein translates to MAGEAGDNDAAAYFRAKLRFEIDVMDVAENLTAGGFVLVDTRRRASWEHGHIPGAVHLPTADIPSRAPGLIPAGANVVVYSWGPGCNGSTFAALAFAELGYPVKEMIGGIEYWARNGLPVETTSGVNAGKPDRLVTAHTG, encoded by the coding sequence ATGGCCGGCGAGGCTGGAGACAATGACGCGGCGGCGTACTTCCGCGCCAAACTCAGGTTCGAGATCGACGTCATGGACGTCGCCGAAAACCTCACGGCCGGAGGATTCGTGCTCGTCGACACCAGGAGGCGCGCGTCCTGGGAGCACGGCCATATCCCCGGCGCCGTGCACCTGCCCACCGCCGACATCCCGTCCCGCGCACCGGGGCTGATCCCCGCCGGCGCCAACGTGGTGGTCTATTCCTGGGGTCCGGGCTGCAACGGCAGCACGTTCGCAGCCCTGGCGTTCGCCGAGTTGGGGTATCCCGTGAAGGAAATGATCGGCGGCATCGAATACTGGGCCCGCAACGGACTTCCGGTGGAGACGACTTCCGGAGTGAACGCGGGCAAGCCCGACCGACTGGTGACTGCGCACACGGGCTAG
- a CDS encoding sugar kinase gives MLTPVQAVPLHQATELHCGIGGAESNVAIGLAAMGLDSHWVGRVGRDGFGTRILNELSSHGVGVTGVEVDPALPTGLYVKVPAQSSDPDGGSSVLYYRQGSAASAMGPGTLANPAVAELLEQASLIHLSGITAALSPGCRDLTEAILAAPRHGRLISFDVNWRPALWANQDRSLLRQLANRADVVLVGKDEAEHAFGTTDETELRRLLPDPAVLVIKNEAISAIALARDGGRAEVPALSVDVLEPVGAGDSFAAGYLSGMLFGLDQKASLRRGHVAAACTLTVHGDRGPLPEARELSAILDASDAQWGATHVTGGQFNTRTGA, from the coding sequence ATGCTCACCCCGGTACAAGCCGTACCGCTGCACCAGGCAACCGAGCTCCACTGCGGAATCGGCGGTGCCGAGTCGAACGTTGCCATTGGGCTCGCGGCCATGGGCCTGGACTCGCACTGGGTGGGACGCGTCGGCCGGGACGGCTTCGGCACACGGATCCTCAACGAGCTCAGCAGCCACGGTGTGGGAGTGACCGGCGTCGAAGTCGACCCCGCACTGCCTACCGGCCTCTACGTGAAGGTTCCCGCCCAGTCGTCAGACCCCGACGGCGGCAGCTCGGTCCTGTACTACCGTCAAGGTTCCGCCGCCTCGGCCATGGGCCCGGGCACGCTGGCCAATCCCGCCGTCGCCGAGCTCCTGGAGCAGGCTTCACTGATCCACCTCAGCGGCATCACGGCCGCTCTCTCCCCCGGCTGCCGGGATCTCACGGAAGCCATCCTGGCCGCGCCACGGCACGGCAGGCTCATCAGCTTCGACGTCAACTGGCGCCCCGCCCTCTGGGCCAACCAGGACAGATCGCTGCTGCGGCAGCTCGCCAACCGCGCCGACGTTGTCCTGGTGGGCAAGGATGAGGCCGAGCACGCCTTCGGCACCACGGACGAGACCGAACTGCGTCGGCTCCTGCCGGACCCGGCCGTCCTGGTGATCAAGAACGAGGCCATCAGCGCCATCGCCCTTGCCCGCGACGGCGGCCGGGCCGAAGTGCCGGCGCTGTCCGTGGACGTGCTGGAACCTGTCGGTGCCGGAGATTCCTTTGCCGCCGGTTACCTCAGCGGAATGCTGTTCGGCCTGGACCAGAAGGCCAGCCTGCGGCGCGGCCATGTTGCCGCCGCCTGCACCCTTACCGTCCACGGCGACCGCGGTCCGCTCCCGGAGGCACGGGAACTTTCGGCCATCCTTGATGCGAGCGATGCCCAATGGGGCGCCACTCATGTGACCGGCGGACAGTTCAACACCAGAACCGGAGCGTGA
- a CDS encoding Rid family hydrolase produces the protein MSDKTVVLTENAPAPAHVFSQGIKKGGLFQVSGQGPMDPSTNQYIGEGDVRVQTRRTLENVKAILEAGGSSVEDVLMFRVYLTTRDDFAAMNEVYGEFIKENVPSGALPSRTTVFVDLPHEVMLVEIDALAVTA, from the coding sequence ATGAGCGACAAGACAGTTGTACTGACCGAAAATGCGCCCGCGCCCGCCCACGTCTTCTCCCAGGGGATCAAGAAGGGTGGCCTGTTCCAGGTCTCCGGCCAGGGCCCCATGGACCCGTCCACCAACCAGTACATCGGCGAGGGCGACGTTCGCGTCCAGACCCGCCGCACCCTGGAGAACGTCAAGGCCATCCTTGAAGCCGGCGGTTCATCCGTGGAGGACGTGCTGATGTTCCGCGTCTACCTGACCACGCGCGATGACTTCGCCGCCATGAACGAGGTCTACGGCGAGTTCATCAAGGAAAACGTCCCCAGCGGCGCCCTGCCCAGCCGCACCACCGTCTTCGTTGACCTCCCGCACGAAGTGATGCTCGTGGAGATCGACGCCCTGGCGGTCACGGCCTAG
- a CDS encoding beta-N-acetylhexosaminidase — MSAHTLVPAPWSVDVQPGALELDGGTTLGADPSLGGPRRWLARTLGAATGWDLLPAPAGSATISFLLDPALDAEAYRLAVSDAVVIHAGGPAGAFYAAQTLLQLMGPAALRQAPVGSVSAWPVPRVSVEDKPRFGYRGAMLDVARHYMPKDNLLRFIEVMAMHKLNVLHLHLTDDQGWRIQINRYPKLTETGAWRRESSLGSWRAGVFDGLPHGGFYSQDDLREVVAFAAERHITVIPEIDVPGHSQAAIAAYPELGAGAGPVEVWTRWGINETVLEVSDTSLEFYRNVLDEVVEIFPSRWISLGGDEVPLTQWQSSAQAQAKAAELGLPDVSGLHSWFVGQLAQHLDGHGRVTSVWDEIGDGELPDGALVASWRGYEGGLKALESGYDVVMCPEHKLYLDHRQADGDDEPVPVGFVTTLQDVYDFEPLPQGVDPAFPGRLLGAQANIWTEHLDSPRRVYYATYPRLSAVAEVFWSRPEDRDYDGFLARLTGAHLERLDAMGVEYRPLSGPNPWQQRPGVEGWKRDYDAEQRTTAG, encoded by the coding sequence ATGAGCGCGCACACCCTCGTTCCGGCGCCGTGGTCGGTGGACGTGCAGCCCGGCGCGTTGGAGCTCGACGGCGGGACTACCTTGGGTGCCGACCCTTCGCTCGGCGGTCCTCGCCGCTGGCTCGCCCGGACACTCGGCGCGGCCACCGGCTGGGACTTGCTTCCGGCGCCGGCGGGCTCGGCTACCATCAGCTTCCTGCTCGACCCGGCGCTCGACGCCGAGGCATACCGCCTGGCGGTGAGTGACGCCGTCGTGATCCATGCGGGTGGTCCGGCGGGCGCCTTCTATGCCGCGCAGACGCTGCTGCAGCTGATGGGTCCCGCGGCGCTGCGGCAGGCTCCTGTTGGTTCTGTCTCTGCGTGGCCGGTGCCGCGGGTGTCTGTGGAGGACAAGCCCCGCTTCGGCTACCGGGGCGCCATGCTGGACGTCGCGCGGCACTACATGCCCAAGGACAACCTGCTGCGGTTCATCGAAGTGATGGCCATGCACAAGCTCAACGTCCTGCACCTGCACCTCACGGACGACCAGGGCTGGAGGATCCAGATCAACCGCTACCCCAAGCTCACCGAGACCGGGGCGTGGCGGCGTGAATCCTCCCTCGGATCCTGGCGGGCGGGGGTTTTCGACGGGCTTCCGCATGGCGGTTTCTACAGCCAGGACGATCTCCGCGAAGTCGTCGCGTTCGCAGCGGAACGGCACATCACCGTTATCCCGGAAATCGACGTGCCGGGACACAGCCAGGCCGCTATCGCCGCCTATCCGGAACTGGGCGCCGGCGCCGGACCGGTGGAAGTCTGGACCCGCTGGGGCATCAACGAGACCGTCCTGGAAGTCTCGGACACCTCGTTGGAGTTCTACCGCAATGTGCTCGATGAAGTGGTGGAGATCTTCCCGTCGCGCTGGATCAGCCTGGGCGGGGACGAAGTTCCGCTGACCCAGTGGCAATCCAGTGCCCAGGCGCAAGCCAAAGCCGCCGAGCTCGGCTTGCCGGACGTCTCCGGACTGCACTCGTGGTTTGTGGGGCAGCTGGCGCAGCACCTTGACGGGCATGGGCGCGTCACGTCCGTATGGGACGAAATCGGCGACGGCGAGCTGCCGGATGGCGCTTTGGTGGCCTCATGGCGCGGCTATGAAGGGGGCCTCAAAGCCCTCGAAAGTGGTTACGACGTGGTCATGTGCCCCGAGCACAAGCTGTACCTGGACCACCGGCAGGCCGACGGCGACGACGAGCCCGTGCCCGTAGGGTTTGTCACCACGCTGCAGGATGTCTATGACTTCGAGCCGCTCCCGCAGGGCGTGGATCCGGCGTTCCCCGGCCGCCTTCTCGGGGCGCAGGCCAACATTTGGACCGAACACCTGGATTCCCCGCGGCGTGTCTACTACGCAACGTATCCGCGCCTGAGCGCCGTCGCCGAGGTGTTCTGGTCCCGGCCCGAAGACCGGGACTACGATGGGTTCCTGGCCCGGCTCACCGGAGCCCACCTGGAGCGGCTGGACGCCATGGGAGTGGAATACCGGCCGCTGTCCGGGCCCAACCCCTGGCAGCAGCGGCCCGGTGTGGAGGGCTGGAAACGAGACTACGACGCCGAACAGCGCACCACCGCAGGATAG
- a CDS encoding IclR family transcriptional regulator encodes MSQSLMRAIDLLAELAAKPATLDELASKASVHKTTVMRLLHAMEEKRFVVRDDDQRFMLGSKLFELSSLALEQRDIRKVAHPHLAELNGRTGHTVHLAEFEGNEVVYIDKFESHHPVRMYSRIGLTASLHSAAVSKVLLADMPHSRQEKIAAGLDYIKVTENTLTSPEALLAELEQVRIQGWAHDNAEHEAFVHCIAAPIRDASGAVVAAASCSVPVVMLSYEGLLELLPDLKASTEAISNDLGWISHERTSS; translated from the coding sequence GTGAGCCAGAGCCTGATGCGGGCCATCGACCTGCTCGCGGAACTCGCCGCCAAGCCGGCCACCCTGGACGAGCTTGCCTCCAAGGCATCCGTCCACAAAACCACCGTGATGCGCCTGCTGCACGCCATGGAGGAAAAGCGCTTTGTGGTCCGGGACGATGACCAGCGGTTCATGCTCGGGTCCAAGCTGTTTGAACTGTCCTCGCTCGCACTGGAGCAGCGCGACATCCGCAAGGTGGCCCACCCGCACCTGGCCGAACTGAACGGCCGCACCGGGCACACCGTGCACCTCGCGGAATTCGAGGGCAACGAAGTGGTGTACATCGACAAGTTCGAATCGCACCATCCCGTCCGCATGTATTCGCGCATCGGCCTGACTGCATCGCTGCACTCGGCCGCAGTGTCGAAAGTCCTCCTCGCCGATATGCCGCACAGCCGGCAGGAAAAGATCGCGGCGGGGCTGGACTACATCAAAGTTACCGAGAACACCCTGACCTCACCGGAGGCCCTGCTGGCCGAACTGGAGCAGGTCAGGATCCAGGGCTGGGCCCATGACAACGCCGAGCACGAAGCGTTCGTGCACTGCATCGCGGCACCCATCCGCGACGCCAGCGGCGCCGTCGTGGCCGCAGCCTCCTGTTCGGTACCGGTGGTGATGCTCAGCTACGAAGGATTGCTGGAGCTGCTGCCCGACCTCAAAGCCAGCACCGAGGCCATCTCGAATGACCTCGGCTGGATCAGCCACGAAAGGACCTCATCATGA